The proteins below are encoded in one region of Chelmon rostratus isolate fCheRos1 chromosome 21, fCheRos1.pri, whole genome shotgun sequence:
- the hoxb5b gene encoding homeobox protein Hox-B5b, whose translation MSSYFVNSFSGRYPNGSDYQLLNYGTNGAVSGSFRDPGTMHSGSFGYNYNGMDLTVNRTNTGSHFGAVREDARGFAPDARYRQTPNCSLSSPDPVPPSCATASREPLELKSPSPPSDRSTTSSGSTLNKSNSAHFTEIEDATVASETEEGAHSSGGSSTAPRAQQQQQQHQDPSATSSTPTSNDCQSPQIFPWMRKLHISHDMTGPDGKRARTAYTRYQTLELEKEFHFNRYLTRRRRIEIAHALCLSERQIKIWFQNRRMKWKKDNKLKSMSLVTGGSAFHN comes from the exons ATGAGCTCTTACTTTGTAAACTCGTTCTCAGGGCGCTATCCAAATGGCTCCGACTATCAGTTACTAAATTATGGGACTAACGGCGCTGTGAGCGGTTCCTTCAGAGACCCTGGCACCATGCACTCCGGGTCTTTCGGCTACAACTACAATGGCATGGACCTAACCGTGAACCGCACCAACACCGGCAGCCACTTCGGGGCCGTGAGAGAGGATGCCCGGGGATTCGCGCCGGACGCCCGGTACAGACAGACGCCCAACTGCTCGCTCTCATCTCCAGATCCGGTGCCGCCGTCGTGCGCCACGGCCAGCCGGGAGCCGCTGGAACTAAAAAGTCCCTCTCCCCCTTCTGACCGGAGCACGACCTCGAGCGGCAGCACCCTCAACAAAAGCAACAGCGCTCATTTCACGGAGATCGAGGACGCCACCGTCGCCTCCGAGACCGAGGAGGGCGCGCACAGCAGCGGCGGCTCCAGCACGGCACCGCgggcgcagcagcagcagcagcagcaccaggacCCCAGCGCCACCTCCTCCACTCCCACATCAAATGATTGCCAGTCGCCACAAATATTCCCCTGGATGCGGAAACTGCACATAAGCCATG ATATGACTGGACCTGACGGGAAAAGGGCCCGAACTGCGTACACCCGCTACCAGACGCTagagctggagaaagagttTCACTTCAATAGGTACCTAACCAGACGGCGGAGGATAGAGATAGCCCACGCCCTGTGTCTTTCCGAAAGACAGATCAAAATCTGGTTTCAGAACCGCAGGATGAAGTGGAAGAAGGACAATAAACTGAAAAGCATGAGTCTTGTGACAGGAGGCAGCGCCTTCCACAACTGA
- the hoxb6b gene encoding homeobox protein Hox-B6b, translated as MSSYFVNSTFPVSLPGGQDSLLGQIPLYSSGYTDPLRHYSNAATYGAANMQEKVYPASYYQQTGAAAIYGRAGGGAPCDYNPVGTFYKDAEGSCAFSSREDQPLFVTQEHQQRKAECPEQTVSMSGSIDDKSSTLIYPWMQRMNACSAGPFGNSGRRGRQTYTRYQTLELEKEFHFNRYLTRRRRIEISHALCLTERQIKIWFQNRRMKWKKENKLLNPSKTPEEEEEAEKKS; from the exons ATGAGTTCCTATTTTGTTAACTCAACTTTTCCCGTGTCTCTACCGGGAGGACAGGACTCTCTCCTGGGTCAGATACCGTTATATTCCTCGGGATACACCGATCCGTTAAGACACTACTCCAACGCAGCCACATATGGAGCCGCCAACATGCAGGAGAAGGTTTACCCGGCGTCCTACTACCAGCAGACGGGCGCAGCGGCCATCTACGGCCGGGCCGGCGGCGGAGCGCCCTGCGACTACAACCCGGTCGGGACTTTCTACAAGGACGCGGAGGGCTCGTGCGCCTTCTCGAGCCGCGAGGACCAGCCGCTGTTTGTCACTCAGGAGCACCAGCAGCGCAAAGCGGAGTGCCCGGAGCAGACCGTCAGTATGAGCGGCAGCATCGACGACAAGTCGTCCACTCTGATCTACCCGTGGATGCAGAGGATGAACGCCTGCTCCGCCG GTCCATTTGGCAACAGTGGCCGCAGGGGCCGACAGACCTACACCCGCTACCAGactctggagctggagaaggagttcCACTTTAACCGCTACCTGACCAGGAGGCGCCGGATAGAGATCTCCCACGCCCTGTGTCTGACGGAGAGACAGATCAAAATCTGGTTTCAGAACCGCAGGATGAAGTGGAAAAAGGAGAACAAACTCCTCAATCCCTCAAAGACAcccgaggaggaggaagaggcggagAAAAAGAGCTAA